One genomic window of Caenorhabditis elegans chromosome I includes the following:
- the F25H5.7 gene encoding Protein-tyrosine phosphatase (Confirmed by transcript evidence), translating to MSDCNWTNPLCNTSLLLASGYALWSCASKKNKKETKTETKKSHDCPPQTIEPVKDEKNSNSEEKKTTSSNNEVPPQKKLIGNDEVKKEKKKSEDDLLDVKKTASKEDDKKRMDKKDPSKKLSKEKLREEKKEQSKKVNKEKKMNKSESVDEDNEQPPEPGSDPRKIWAFKAAKMKCQAISKLHQDKIKGYMPPNCTYTAYDANPDLNRYADVRCIEETRVVLKNHDRDYIHASWMRMPGKDQSTYITTQGPLPETLSDFWHMIYQEKIAYVLMLCTLFEGGVEKCALYYPEKLGEVVKFGKYEITLTECKEEAIAGTIWNALTVTNTEDASSEPLYMNHVQVPWWPDQLAPEDARPMIELYKWVKKVNPKETPICVHCSAGVGRTATFVGIDYATIRIMENPNIEMLDIVREMRAMRFQAVQSHMQFLFLYVVLMEYFIGEGVVERTGRVDTFMTQYKKHAQKKLAKRAAQNQQGEKLAAEEKEKDKVKV from the exons ATGAGTGATTGCAATTGGACAAATCCATTGTGCAACACATCACTTCTCCTCGCAAGTGGATATGCTCTCTGGTCGTGTGCTTCAAAGAAGAATAAG aaggagACTAAAAccgaaactaaaaaatcacATGATTGTCCTCCACAAACCATCGAACCTGTTAAGGATGAGAAGAACTCAAATtctgaagaaaagaaaacaacttcTTCTAATAATGAAGTTCCCCCACAGAAGAAATTGATTGGAAACGATGAAgtgaagaaagagaaaaagaaaagtgagGATGATTTGTTGGATGTTAAGAAGACGGCAAGTAAGGAAGATGATAAGAAGAGGATGGATAAGAAGGATCCTAGTAAGAAGCTAAGTAAGGAGAAGCTGagagaagaaaagaaggagCAGAGCAAGAAAGTgaataaagagaaaaagatgaaCAAGTCAGAATCAGTTGATGAAGATAATGAACAACCACCGGAGCCTGGAAGTGATCCAAGGAAGATTTGGGCTTTTAAAGCTGCTAAAATG AAATGCCAAGCGATCAGTAAGCTTCATCAGGATAAGATCAAAGGGTACATGCCACCGAACTGTACCTATACCGCTTATGATGCTAATCCGGATCTCAATCGCTATGCAGATGTTCGTTGTATCGAGGAGACACGTGTCGTTCTGAAGAACCATGACCGTGACTACATCCACGCGTCGTGGATGAGAATGCCTGGGAAAGATCAGTCCACGTATATCACAACACAAGGACCACTTCCAGAGACTCTCTCAGACTTTTGGCATATGATTTATCAGGAGAAGATTGCCTATGTCTTGATGCTTTGCACTTTGTTTGAAGGTGGTGTTGAGAAATGTGCTCTTTATTATCCTGAAAAACTCGGTGAAGTtgtgaaattcggaaaatacgAGATCACACTGACTGAATGCAAAGAAGAAGCCATCGCAGGAACAATTTGGAATGCTTTGACTGTAACCAATACGGAGGATGCCTCTTCTGAACCATTGTACATGAATCATGTGCAAGTTCCATGGTGGCCAGATCAATTGGCTCCGGAGGATGCTCGTCCGATGATCGAATTGTATAAATGGGTGAAGAAGGTGAATCCAAAGGAAACGCCGATTTGTGTGCATTGTAGTGCTGGTGTCGGAAGAACTGCCACTTTTGTTG GTATCGACTACGCGACTATCCGCATAATGGAAAATCCGAATATTGAGATGTTGGATATTGTCCGTGAGATGCGTGCAATGCGTTTCCAAGCTGTTCAATCTCATATGCAATTCCTATTCCTTTATGTTGTTTTGATGGAGTACTTTATTGGG GAAGGAGTCGTTGAACGTACCGGACGAGTTGACACTTTTATGACTCAATACAAGAAGCATGCACAGAAGAAGTTGGCAAAACGTGCGGCCCAGAATCA ACAAGGCGAGAAATTGGCAgcggaagaaaaagaaaaggataAAGTTAAAGTATAG
- the F25H5.10 gene encoding uncharacterized protein (Confirmed by transcript evidence) codes for MQPSTSNHNDPYATQFEDGNFTNWGEAEISDRKKFFDSVLADRAQKNHEEEQKKKLAKKRK; via the coding sequence atgcagCCTTCAACCAGCAACCATAACGATCCATATGCAACACAATTCGAAGACGGAAACTTTACTAATTGGGGAGAGGCCGAAATTTCCgatcgaaaaaagttttttgacagTGTGCTCGCGGATCGTGCGCAGAAGAACCATGAAGAGGagcagaagaaaaaattggcgaaGAAAAGAAAGTGA
- the mrpl-54 gene encoding Large ribosomal subunit protein mL54 (Confirmed by transcript evidence), with protein sequence MLRSTLSTVSRTTSLIPRRLYAPPKAAAAAAGVKVDKSFVEEDAVKLATHVCINAYTQGDEPGPKILPDSEYPEWLFKLDLRAPRDLEDLDAEKDGWLYWRALRKRQVEQNQRIQKLKTKFLHLQNSPSMKKN encoded by the coding sequence atgctcCGTTCGACTCTTTCAACAGTCAGTCGAACTACATCACTGATACCTCGACGCTTATATGCTCCACCAAAAGCTGCAGCAGCTGCTGCAGGTGTAAAAGTCGACAAATCTTTCGTCGAAGAAGATGCTGTCAAATTGGCAACCCACGTATGCATCAATGCATACACACAAGGAGATGAGCCGGGACCGAAAATTCTTCCAGACTCGGAGTATCCTGAATGGCTGTTCAAATTGGATCTTCGAGCACCAAGAGATTTAGAAGATTTGGATGCCGAAAAGGATGGATGGTTGTACTGGAGAGCTCTAAGAAAAAGACAAGTCGAGCAAAATCAACGAATTCAGAAGTTGAAGACTAAGTTCCTACACTTGCAGAATAGTCCCAGTATGAAGAAGAATTAA
- the clsp-1 gene encoding Claspin (Confirmed by transcript evidence), which yields MNSDSCSTKTVSADDTDSPSSLVAEHTMSDSQEQLISSENTEVDKQAEEDRKLRRLNRRKALALERSPLPVPKLGRVLLSANSTIDLTNEDDDPSNKWFKKTFNAEKIPKLAKSPEEAKLFAVPRKISKNAPKSLLTSETLKKKLQASMSAKRRKEQEQRRKMYEEDNEHLKAGSDEEEEEDVVFKKKKGKKPVNEEEYKSEDDEDYEPENSGEEDSDEKNNGRADDEMSVNLLNDSFTYDVFNNVKRSGPGSTVSNFDSRSEADVVEKNGVVQLPTMTEITGGSNDILNLCPGSFGVSQSAGFPDTLQMLIEEDTTERKINLPQNSTSVSSDKPRLEESESEDEDDVGVKRRLPAVKNHRVLDSDEEDDVIEETLPSQDVFGSGTLEDSETIKEICEKSGEFTEKIETVLEEKTELKRVVLSDGEDSDEEAEEAEEEGDDEEEPEEDDIESENDEAETEGVEAPDPNFDDEDDELAILKRLQHQEYKQKIKKRTLFDDEASLSGDDVGSDLEDEEGMENVYEAEEGDADDVPDNDTIRRQNHKLLLKQENDKEQRELAKLQDRLLADGDLGGVETNRQFRFKLREEVQIQMGDDVDGNDGDGEDDEPEEDEQKKKERAEMIKFKYEHAEELMLLDEPKQGDDMFARAGKLFKKTEKTVIEFSEETMFKPRLSKPSLLSKTTLAVTFQEVLNGPGGAAKQMYVQSFEKPTPLSTGHISSPSSRLSTGKRLLKSPESSASAKRVRSSKLSSLE from the exons atgaattCTGATTCCTGTTCAACAAAAACCGTGTCAGCAGACGATACAGATTCTCCATCTTCTCTAGTTGCCGAACACACCATGTCCGATTCCCAG GAGCAGCTGATATCTAGTGAAAACACGGAAGTCGATAAGCAAGCTGAAGAAGACCGAAAACTTCGTCGTCTTAATCGTCGTAAAGCACTGGCTTTAGAACGAAGTCCTCTTCCTGTTCCGAAGCTTGGGAGAGTCCTATTATCTGCCAATAGTACGATTGACCTGACAAATGAAGATGATGACCCAAGTAACAAATGGTTCAAAAAGACGTttaatgctgaaaaaattccgaaattggCAAAAAGTCCGGAAGAAGCTAAATTATTCGCCGTTCCTCGAAAAATATCGAAGAACGCACCCAAGAGCC TTCTGACCAGCGAGACTTTAAAAAAGAAGCTTCAAGCTTCGATGTCAGCGAAGCGACGGAAAG aaCAAGAGCAACGTCGGAAAATGTATGAAGAGGATAATGAACATCTGAAGGCTGGCAGtgatgaagaagaggaagaagatgtcgtttttaaaaaaaagaagggaaaGAAACCTGTGAATGAAGAAGAATATAAAAGCGAAGATGATGAAGACTATGAACCTGAAAATAGCGGAGAAGAAGATTCAGATGAGAAGAATAATGGCCGAGCCGACGATGAAATGAGTGTGAACTTGTTGAATGACTCGTTTACTTACGATGTTTTCAATAATGTGAAGAGATCAGGACCTGGatcaactgtttcaaatttcgactC gcGTTCCGAAGCAgatgttgttgaaaaaaatggagtaGTTCAACTGCCGACAATGACGGAAATTACTGGCGGATCCAACGATATTCTCAATTTGTGCCCTGGAAGTTTTGGAGTTTCACAGTCTGCTGGTTTTCCAGACACTTTGCAAATGTTGATAGAAGAAGACACgactgaaagaaaaat AAATCTGCCACAAAACTCGACGTCCGTGTCGTCAGACAAGCCCCGCTTGGAAGAATCTGAATCTGAAGACGAAGACGATGTTGGTGTGAAGAGGAGACTTCCGGCAGTGAAAAATCATCGAGTTTTGGATTCGGACGAAGAAGATGACGTCATCGAGGAGACATTGCCAAGCCAAGACGTTTTTGGATCGGGAACTTTGGAAGATTCCGAAACTATCAaagaaatttgcgaaaaatctGGTGAATTCACTGAAAAGATAGAAACagttttagaagaaaaaaccgAGCTGAAAAGAGTTGTTCTGAGTGATGGTGAAGATAGTGATGAAGAAGCTGAAGAAGCTGAAGAAGAAggtgatgatgaagaagaaccAGAGGAAGATGACATCGAGAGTGAGAATGATGAAGCTGAAACCGAAGGAGTAGAAGCTCCGGATCCAAATTTCGACGATGAAGACGATGAATTAGCTATCTTGAAACGTTTGCAACACCAAgaatacaaacaaaaaatcaaaaagagaaCACTTTTTGATGATGAAGCTTCACTTTCCGGTGATGATGTTGGAAGTGATCTAGAAGATGAAGAAGGCATGGAAAACGTTTATGAAGCAGAAGAAGGAGATGCAGATGATGTTCCCGATAATGATACTATTCGGAGGCAGAATCATAAGTTGTTGCTGAAACAGGAAAACGATAAGGAACAAAG aGAGCTTGCAAAACTTCAAGACCGTCTACTTGCCGACGGAGATCTCGGTGGAGTTGAGACGAATCGTCAATTCCGTTTCAAGTTACGAGAAGaagttcaaattcaaatgGGAGATGATGTAGATGGAAATGATGGTGATGGAGAAGATGATGAACCAGAAGAagatgaacaaaaaaagaaggaacGAGCCGAAATGATCAAGTTCAAATATGAACAT gcgGAAGAATTGATGTTGCTCGATGAGCCGAAACAAGGCGATGATATGTTTGCTCGCGCCGGAAAGTTAttcaagaaaactgaaaaaactgtAATCGAATTCTCCGAAGAAACAATGTTCAAACCGAGACTCAGCAAGCCATCTCTACTGTCAAAAACCACTCTTGCTGTCACATTTCAAGAAGTTCTGAATGGACCTGGAGGTGCAGCAAAACAGATGTATGTGCAAAGCTTTGAGAAGCCAACTCCTCTCTCAACTGGACATATAAGTTCACCGTCGTCTCGATTGAGCACAGGAAAACGATTGCTGAAATCGCCAGAATCGTCAGCATCTGCAAAACGTGTCAGATCTAGTAAACTTAGCtctttggaataa
- the clsp-1 gene encoding Claspin (Confirmed by transcript evidence), giving the protein MENVYEAEEGDADDVPDNDTIRRQNHKLLLKQENDKEQRELAKLQDRLLADGDLGGVETNRQFRFKLREEVQIQMGDDVDGNDGDGEDDEPEEDEQKKKERAEMIKFKYEHAEELMLLDEPKQGDDMFARAGKLFKKTEKTVIEFSEETMFKPRLSKPSLLSKTTLAVTFQEVLNGPGGAAKQMYVQSFEKPTPLSTGHISSPSSRLSTGKRLLKSPESSASAKRVRSSKLSSLE; this is encoded by the exons ATGGAAAACGTTTATGAAGCAGAAGAAGGAGATGCAGATGATGTTCCCGATAATGATACTATTCGGAGGCAGAATCATAAGTTGTTGCTGAAACAGGAAAACGATAAGGAACAAAG aGAGCTTGCAAAACTTCAAGACCGTCTACTTGCCGACGGAGATCTCGGTGGAGTTGAGACGAATCGTCAATTCCGTTTCAAGTTACGAGAAGaagttcaaattcaaatgGGAGATGATGTAGATGGAAATGATGGTGATGGAGAAGATGATGAACCAGAAGAagatgaacaaaaaaagaaggaacGAGCCGAAATGATCAAGTTCAAATATGAACAT gcgGAAGAATTGATGTTGCTCGATGAGCCGAAACAAGGCGATGATATGTTTGCTCGCGCCGGAAAGTTAttcaagaaaactgaaaaaactgtAATCGAATTCTCCGAAGAAACAATGTTCAAACCGAGACTCAGCAAGCCATCTCTACTGTCAAAAACCACTCTTGCTGTCACATTTCAAGAAGTTCTGAATGGACCTGGAGGTGCAGCAAAACAGATGTATGTGCAAAGCTTTGAGAAGCCAACTCCTCTCTCAACTGGACATATAAGTTCACCGTCGTCTCGATTGAGCACAGGAAAACGATTGCTGAAATCGCCAGAATCGTCAGCATCTGCAAAACGTGTCAGATCTAGTAAACTTAGCtctttggaataa
- the eef-2 gene encoding Elongation factor 2 (Confirmed by transcript evidence), with product MVNFTVDEIRALMDRKRNIRNMSVIAHVDHGKSTLTDSLVSKAGIIAGSKAGETRFTDTRKDEQERCITIKSTAISLFFELEKKDLEFVKGENQFETVEVDGKKEKYNGFLINLIDSPGHVDFSSEVTAALRVTDGALVVVDCVSGVCVQTETVLRQAIAERIKPVLFMNKMDRALLELQLGAEELFQTFQRIVENINVIIATYGDDDGPMGPIMVDPSIGNVGFGSGLHGWAFTLKQFAEMYAGKFGVQVDKLMKNLWGDRFFDLKTKKWSSTQTDESKRGFCQFVLDPIFMVFDAVMNIKKDKTAALVEKLGIKLANDEKDLEGKPLMKVFMRKWLPAGDTMLQMIAFHLPSPVTAQKYRMEMLYEGPHDDEAAVAIKTCDPNGPLMMYISKMVPTSDKGRFYAFGRVFSGKVATGMKARIQGPNYVPGKKEDLYEKTIQRTILMMGRFIEPIEDIPSGNIAGLVGVDQYLVKGGTITTYKDAHNMRVMKFSVSPVVRVAVEAKNPADLPKLVEGLKRLAKSDPMVQCIFEESGEHIIAGAGELHLEICLKDLEEDHACIPLKKSDPVVSYRETVQSESNQICLSKSPNKHNRLHCTAQPMPDGLADDIEGGTVNARDEFKARAKILAEKYEYDVTEARKIWCFGPDGTGPNLLMDVTKGVQYLNEIKDSVVAGFQWATREGVLSDENMRGVRFNVHDVTLHADAIHRGGGQIIPTARRVFYASVLTAEPRLLEPVYLVEIQCPEAAVGGIYGVLNRRRGHVFEESQVTGTPMFVVKAYLPVNESFGFTADLRSNTGGQAFPQCVFDHWQVLPGDPLEAGTKPNQIVLDTRKRKGLKEGVPALDNYLDKM from the exons atg GTCAACTTCACGGTCGATGAGATCCGTGCGCTTATGGATCGCAAGCGTAACATTCGTAACATGTCTGTTATTGCTCACGTCGATCACGGAAAATCTACCCTTACCGATTCACTCGTTTCCAAAGCCGGTATTATTGCCGGATCCAAGGCTGGAGAGACTCGTTTCACTGACACTCGTAAGGATGAGCAGGAGCGTTGTATTACCATCAAATCTAC TGCTATCTCTCTTTTCTTCGAGCTCGAGAAGAAGGATTTGGAGTTCGTCAAGGGAGAAAACCAATTCGAGACGGTTGAGGTTGATGGAAAGAAAGAGAAATACAACGGTTTCTTGATCAATTTGATCGATTCACCCGGTCACGTTGACTTCTCGTCTGAAGTTACTGCTGCTCTTCGTGTTACTGATGGAGCTCTCGTCGTCGTCGATTGTGTTTCCGGAGTGTGTGTCCAAACCGAGACTGTGCTGCGTCAGGCTATTGCTGAGCGTATCAAGCCAGTTCTTTTCATGAACAAGATGGACCGTGCCCTTCTCGAACTTCAACTCGGAGCCGAGGAACTTTTCCAAACCTTCCAA CGTATCGTTGAAAACATCAACGTCATCATTGCCACTTACGGAGACGACGATGGACCGATGGGACCAATCATGGTTGATCCATCTATCGGAAACGTCGGATTCGGATCTGGACTCCACGGATGGGCCTTCACCCTCAAGCAGTTCGCTGAGATGTACGCCGGAAAGTTCGGAGTTCAA gtTGACAAGCTCATGAAGAACCTCTGGGGAGATCGTTTCTTCGATCTCAAGACCAAGAAGTGGAGCAGTACTCAGACCGATGAGAGCAAGCGTGGATTCTGCCAATTCGTTCTTGACCCAATCTTCATGGTCTTCGACGCCGTCATGAACATCAAGAAGGACAAGACCGCTGCTCTTGTTGAGAAGCTCGGAATCAAGCTCGCCAACGACGAGAAGGATTTGGAAGGAAAACCACTCATGAAGGTCTTCATGCGCAAGTGGCTTCCAGCCGGAGACACTATGCTCCAGATGATCGCTTTCCATCTTCCATCCCCAGTGACTGCTCAAAAATACAGAATGGAGATGCTCTACGAAGGACCACACGACGACGAGGCCGCCGTTGCTATCAAGACCTGTGATCCAAATGGACCACTCATGATGTACATCTCCAAGATGGTGCCAACTTCCGATAAGGGACGTTTCTACGCTTTCGGACGTGTGTTCTCCGGAAAGGTCGCCACTGGAATGAAGGCTCGCATTCAAGGACCAAACTACGTTCCAGGAAAGAAGGAAGATCTCTATGAGAAGACCATTCAGCGTACCATTCTTATGATGGGACGTTTCATCGAGCCAATTGAGGATATTCCATCCGGAAACATCGCTGGACTTGTTGGAGTCGATCAATACCTCGTCAAGGGAGGAACCATCACCACTTACAAGGATGCCCACAACATGCGTGTCATGAAGTTCTCCGTATCTCCAGTCGTCCGTGTTGCCGTCGAAGCTAAGAACCCAGCTGATCTTCCAAAGCTCGTCGAAGGACTCAAACGTCTTGCCAAGTCCGATCCTATGGTCCAATGTATCTTCGAAGAATCCGGAGAACACATCATCGCCGGAGCTGGAGAGCTTCACTTGGAAATCTGTCTGAAGGATTTGGAGGAGGACCACGCTTGCATTCCACTCAAGAAGTCTGACCCGGTCGTCTCTTACCGTGAAACTGTTCAATCCGAGTCTAACCAGATCTGCTTGTCCAAATCTCCAAATAAGCACAATCGTCTTCACTGTACCGCTCAGCCAATGCCAGATGGTCTCGCCGATGATATCGAAGGAGGAACCGTCAACGCTCGTGATGAGTTCAAGGCTCGTGCCAAGATCCTCGCCGAGAAGTACGAATACGACGTCACTGAAGCCCGTAAGATCTGGTGCTTCGGACCAGACGGAACTGGACCAAATCTCTTGATGGACGTCACCAAAGGAGTGCAATACCTCAATGAAATCAAGGACTCCGTTGTCGCTGGATTCCAATGGGCCACTCGCGAAGGAGTTCTTTCCGACGAAAACATGCGCGGAGTTCGCTTCAACGTTCACGATGTCACCCTCCACGCTGACGCTATCCACAGAGGAGGTGGTCAAATCATCCCAACTGCCCGTCGTGTGTTCTACGCTTCGGTTCTTACCGCCGAGCCACGTCTTCTCGAGCCAGTCTACTTGGTCGAAATTCAATGCCCAGAAGCCGCCGTTGGAG GTATCTACGGAGTGTTGAACAGAAGAAGAGGACACGTTTTCGAGGAGTCTCAGGTCACAGGAACTCCAATGTTCGTCGTCAAGGCTTACTTGCCTGTCAACGAGTCCTTCGGATTCACCGCCGATCTCCGCTCCAACACCGGAGGACAAGCCTTCCCACAATGCGTGTTCGACCATTGGCAGGTGCTTCCAGGAGACCCGCTTGAGGCCGGAACCAAGCCAAACCAGATCGTTTTGGACACCAGAAAGAGAAAGGGGCTCAAGGAAGGTGTCCCAGCCCTTGACAACTATCTCGACAAGATGTAA
- the eef-2 gene encoding Elongation factor 2 (Confirmed by transcript evidence), with the protein MDRKRNIRNMSVIAHVDHGKSTLTDSLVSKAGIIAGSKAGETRFTDTRKDEQERCITIKSTAISLFFELEKKDLEFVKGENQFETVEVDGKKEKYNGFLINLIDSPGHVDFSSEVTAALRVTDGALVVVDCVSGVCVQTETVLRQAIAERIKPVLFMNKMDRALLELQLGAEELFQTFQRIVENINVIIATYGDDDGPMGPIMVDPSIGNVGFGSGLHGWAFTLKQFAEMYAGKFGVQVDKLMKNLWGDRFFDLKTKKWSSTQTDESKRGFCQFVLDPIFMVFDAVMNIKKDKTAALVEKLGIKLANDEKDLEGKPLMKVFMRKWLPAGDTMLQMIAFHLPSPVTAQKYRMEMLYEGPHDDEAAVAIKTCDPNGPLMMYISKMVPTSDKGRFYAFGRVFSGKVATGMKARIQGPNYVPGKKEDLYEKTIQRTILMMGRFIEPIEDIPSGNIAGLVGVDQYLVKGGTITTYKDAHNMRVMKFSVSPVVRVAVEAKNPADLPKLVEGLKRLAKSDPMVQCIFEESGEHIIAGAGELHLEICLKDLEEDHACIPLKKSDPVVSYRETVQSESNQICLSKSPNKHNRLHCTAQPMPDGLADDIEGGTVNARDEFKARAKILAEKYEYDVTEARKIWCFGPDGTGPNLLMDVTKGVQYLNEIKDSVVAGFQWATREGVLSDENMRGVRFNVHDVTLHADAIHRGGGQIIPTARRVFYASVLTAEPRLLEPVYLVEIQCPEAAVGGIYGVLNRRRGHVFEESQVTGTPMFVVKAYLPVNESFGFTADLRSNTGGQAFPQCVFDHWQVLPGDPLEAGTKPNQIVLDTRKRKGLKEGVPALDNYLDKM; encoded by the exons ATGGATCGCAAGCGTAACATTCGTAACATGTCTGTTATTGCTCACGTCGATCACGGAAAATCTACCCTTACCGATTCACTCGTTTCCAAAGCCGGTATTATTGCCGGATCCAAGGCTGGAGAGACTCGTTTCACTGACACTCGTAAGGATGAGCAGGAGCGTTGTATTACCATCAAATCTAC TGCTATCTCTCTTTTCTTCGAGCTCGAGAAGAAGGATTTGGAGTTCGTCAAGGGAGAAAACCAATTCGAGACGGTTGAGGTTGATGGAAAGAAAGAGAAATACAACGGTTTCTTGATCAATTTGATCGATTCACCCGGTCACGTTGACTTCTCGTCTGAAGTTACTGCTGCTCTTCGTGTTACTGATGGAGCTCTCGTCGTCGTCGATTGTGTTTCCGGAGTGTGTGTCCAAACCGAGACTGTGCTGCGTCAGGCTATTGCTGAGCGTATCAAGCCAGTTCTTTTCATGAACAAGATGGACCGTGCCCTTCTCGAACTTCAACTCGGAGCCGAGGAACTTTTCCAAACCTTCCAA CGTATCGTTGAAAACATCAACGTCATCATTGCCACTTACGGAGACGACGATGGACCGATGGGACCAATCATGGTTGATCCATCTATCGGAAACGTCGGATTCGGATCTGGACTCCACGGATGGGCCTTCACCCTCAAGCAGTTCGCTGAGATGTACGCCGGAAAGTTCGGAGTTCAA gtTGACAAGCTCATGAAGAACCTCTGGGGAGATCGTTTCTTCGATCTCAAGACCAAGAAGTGGAGCAGTACTCAGACCGATGAGAGCAAGCGTGGATTCTGCCAATTCGTTCTTGACCCAATCTTCATGGTCTTCGACGCCGTCATGAACATCAAGAAGGACAAGACCGCTGCTCTTGTTGAGAAGCTCGGAATCAAGCTCGCCAACGACGAGAAGGATTTGGAAGGAAAACCACTCATGAAGGTCTTCATGCGCAAGTGGCTTCCAGCCGGAGACACTATGCTCCAGATGATCGCTTTCCATCTTCCATCCCCAGTGACTGCTCAAAAATACAGAATGGAGATGCTCTACGAAGGACCACACGACGACGAGGCCGCCGTTGCTATCAAGACCTGTGATCCAAATGGACCACTCATGATGTACATCTCCAAGATGGTGCCAACTTCCGATAAGGGACGTTTCTACGCTTTCGGACGTGTGTTCTCCGGAAAGGTCGCCACTGGAATGAAGGCTCGCATTCAAGGACCAAACTACGTTCCAGGAAAGAAGGAAGATCTCTATGAGAAGACCATTCAGCGTACCATTCTTATGATGGGACGTTTCATCGAGCCAATTGAGGATATTCCATCCGGAAACATCGCTGGACTTGTTGGAGTCGATCAATACCTCGTCAAGGGAGGAACCATCACCACTTACAAGGATGCCCACAACATGCGTGTCATGAAGTTCTCCGTATCTCCAGTCGTCCGTGTTGCCGTCGAAGCTAAGAACCCAGCTGATCTTCCAAAGCTCGTCGAAGGACTCAAACGTCTTGCCAAGTCCGATCCTATGGTCCAATGTATCTTCGAAGAATCCGGAGAACACATCATCGCCGGAGCTGGAGAGCTTCACTTGGAAATCTGTCTGAAGGATTTGGAGGAGGACCACGCTTGCATTCCACTCAAGAAGTCTGACCCGGTCGTCTCTTACCGTGAAACTGTTCAATCCGAGTCTAACCAGATCTGCTTGTCCAAATCTCCAAATAAGCACAATCGTCTTCACTGTACCGCTCAGCCAATGCCAGATGGTCTCGCCGATGATATCGAAGGAGGAACCGTCAACGCTCGTGATGAGTTCAAGGCTCGTGCCAAGATCCTCGCCGAGAAGTACGAATACGACGTCACTGAAGCCCGTAAGATCTGGTGCTTCGGACCAGACGGAACTGGACCAAATCTCTTGATGGACGTCACCAAAGGAGTGCAATACCTCAATGAAATCAAGGACTCCGTTGTCGCTGGATTCCAATGGGCCACTCGCGAAGGAGTTCTTTCCGACGAAAACATGCGCGGAGTTCGCTTCAACGTTCACGATGTCACCCTCCACGCTGACGCTATCCACAGAGGAGGTGGTCAAATCATCCCAACTGCCCGTCGTGTGTTCTACGCTTCGGTTCTTACCGCCGAGCCACGTCTTCTCGAGCCAGTCTACTTGGTCGAAATTCAATGCCCAGAAGCCGCCGTTGGAG GTATCTACGGAGTGTTGAACAGAAGAAGAGGACACGTTTTCGAGGAGTCTCAGGTCACAGGAACTCCAATGTTCGTCGTCAAGGCTTACTTGCCTGTCAACGAGTCCTTCGGATTCACCGCCGATCTCCGCTCCAACACCGGAGGACAAGCCTTCCCACAATGCGTGTTCGACCATTGGCAGGTGCTTCCAGGAGACCCGCTTGAGGCCGGAACCAAGCCAAACCAGATCGTTTTGGACACCAGAAAGAGAAAGGGGCTCAAGGAAGGTGTCCCAGCCCTTGACAACTATCTCGACAAGATGTAA